From Chloroflexia bacterium SDU3-3, the proteins below share one genomic window:
- the rpsD gene encoding 30S ribosomal protein S4, producing MARYRGPVGKISRRLGIGITEKGQRILSKRSFPPGQHGPSSRRRQVSDYGLQLQEKQKARYMYGVLERQFRKLFEQAQRVPGETGATLFVLLERRLDNVVYRLGLATTRAQARQIVNHGHIVVNGRKTDIPSFSVRPGDKISVRPESRSRTYFKILVESGELKSRKSPDWLRFNETTLEGEVITMPRREDAELGINEALIVEFYSR from the coding sequence ATGGCACGCTATCGAGGACCAGTTGGTAAAATTAGCCGCCGCCTTGGGATCGGCATCACCGAAAAGGGCCAGCGCATTCTGAGCAAGCGCTCGTTCCCCCCTGGGCAGCACGGCCCGTCTTCCCGCCGCCGCCAGGTCTCGGACTACGGCCTCCAGCTTCAGGAGAAGCAGAAGGCGCGCTACATGTACGGCGTGCTGGAGCGCCAGTTCCGCAAGCTGTTTGAGCAGGCGCAGCGCGTCCCCGGCGAGACGGGCGCGACGCTGTTCGTGCTGCTTGAGCGCCGCCTGGACAACGTGGTGTACCGGCTTGGCCTGGCCACCACCCGCGCGCAGGCCCGCCAGATCGTGAACCACGGCCACATCGTGGTCAATGGTCGCAAGACCGATATCCCCTCGTTCTCGGTTCGCCCCGGCGACAAGATCTCCGTGCGCCCCGAGAGCCGCAGCCGCACCTACTTCAAGATCTTGGTCGAGAGCGGCGAGCTGAAGTCGCGCAAGAGCCCCGACTGGCTGCGCTTCAACGAGACGACCCTTGAGGGCGAGGTTATCACCATGCCGCGCCGCGAGGACGCCGAGCTTG